In Salvelinus alpinus chromosome 30, SLU_Salpinus.1, whole genome shotgun sequence, a single genomic region encodes these proteins:
- the LOC139559521 gene encoding calponin-3-like produces MTQFNKGPVYGLTAELRSKIAGKYDLQKEEELRFWIEEVTGMPIGENFQKGLKDGVILCELINKLQPGSIKKINHSKLNWHKLENLGNFIRAILKFGLCPNDIFEANDLFENGNMTQVQSTLLSLAGVAKTKGSNSNCDLGVKYADKRTRHFDEEKMKAGQCVIGLQMGTNKCASQSGMTAYGTRRHLYDPRSQTDKPYDQTTISLQMGTNKGASQAGMSAPGTRRDIYDQKSAGQTADSSTISLQMGTNKVASQKGMSSYGLGRQIYDPKYCTSPTEPTSPVTLGNNAGSHGNGSLGTGTNGSEISDSDYQAEYQYHHDDEEEYRGGYQQQYSGHYDEDQGIDY; encoded by the exons ATCGCAGGGAAGTATGACCTGCAGAAGGAGGAGGAGCTCCGGTTTTGGATTGAGGAGGTGACGGGCATGCCCATTGGAGAGAACTTCCAGAAGGGCCTTAAGGACGGAGTCATCCTCTGCGA GCTGATAAACAAACTGCAGCCTGGTTCCATCAAGAAAATCAACCACTCCAAACTCAACTGGCACAAG CTGGAAAATCTGGGGAATTTCATCCGAGCCATTCTGAAGTTTGGCCTTTGTCCCAACGATATCTTTGAGGCCAATGACCTGTTTGAGAATGGAAACATGACCCAGGTCCAGAGCACACTGCTGTCCCTGGCTGGTGTG GCGAAAACCAAAGGTTCAAACTCCAACTGTGACCTCGGTGTGAAGTACGCGGACAAGAGGACGCGCCATTTCGACGAGGAGAAAATGAAGGCTGGACAATGTGTCATTGGGCTGCAG ATGGGGACAAATAAATGTGCCAGCCAGTCTGGTATGACAGCGTACGGGACCAGGAGACACTTATACGACCCAAGGTCACAGACGGACAAGCCCTACGACCAGACTACCATCAGTCTGCAGATGGGAACCAACAAAGGagccagccag gCTGGCATGTCGGCGCCGGGTACCCGCCGTGACATCTACGACCAGAAGTCGGCaggacagacagcagacagctcCACCATCTCCCTGCAGATGGGCACCAACAAGGTGGCATCCCAGAAGGGAATGAGCAGCTACGGCCTGGGCAGGCAGATCTACGACCCCAAGTACTGCACCTCCCCCACGGAGCCCACCTCTCCCGTTACCCTCGGCAACAATGCTGGTAGCCATGGCAACGGGAGCCTGGGAACAGGGACCAATGGATCGGAGATTAGTGACAGCGACTACCAGGCGGAGTACCAGTATCACCATGACGATGAAGAGGAGTACCGGGGTGGGTACCAACAGCAGTACAGCGGGCACTATGACGAGGACCAGGGCATCGACTATTAG